Proteins encoded within one genomic window of uncultured Draconibacterium sp.:
- a CDS encoding c-type cytochrome, whose amino-acid sequence MKKNKFVLLIFGALCLAMVNFSCTNGSKPAAAEAQPAELTGKELVVRGEYLVTIMGCNDCHSPKRMGANGPELIPELLLSGYPEDRPILDLKTEMTAQGFATFYPDLTGSAGPWGMSFAANLTPDATGIGTWSEEQFKKAMKEGKFKGLDGTRQLLPPMPSENFKDIKDEDISAIFAYLKSLKPVKNVVPAAIPPGEM is encoded by the coding sequence ATGAAAAAGAACAAATTTGTTTTGCTGATTTTTGGAGCTCTGTGCTTAGCGATGGTAAACTTTTCGTGCACCAACGGATCGAAACCGGCGGCTGCTGAAGCACAACCAGCTGAATTAACAGGCAAAGAACTGGTTGTACGTGGCGAGTACCTGGTAACAATAATGGGCTGCAACGATTGTCATTCTCCCAAACGAATGGGTGCCAACGGGCCGGAACTTATTCCCGAATTGCTTTTGTCGGGCTATCCGGAAGACCGCCCAATACTCGATTTAAAGACAGAAATGACTGCGCAGGGTTTTGCCACTTTTTACCCCGATTTAACCGGCAGTGCAGGCCCTTGGGGAATGTCGTTTGCCGCCAACCTTACACCCGATGCAACCGGTATTGGCACCTGGAGTGAAGAACAGTTTAAAAAAGCTATGAAAGAGGGTAAATTTAAAGGTTTGGATGGAACACGGCAGCTTTTACCACCAATGCCTTCTGAGAATTTTAAGGATATAAAAGATGAAGATATCTCGGCAATTTTTGCCTATCTGAAAAGTTTAAAGCCGGTTAAAAATGTGGTTCCGGCAGCTATTCCTCCGGGTGAAATGTAA
- a CDS encoding ATP-binding cassette domain-containing protein, translating to MHKHVALNGDDLAMDSAFIKKLLKGESSEHLPELEGKRGVLFSNTTLARFIEDEFRHDNFELTKNFGRSIRTLSSGEQKKALLEYLMAKEPDFIILDNPFDALDVASVKQLKARLKTISNEMTVIQVFKRKSDLLPFIQHAMRVDNGKVVFTDGIKQYLEKYEPEEEVHFAIEIPGPLHEQDVNYNELIKLNDVSVHYQERQILSAINWIIKAGEFWQLKGSNGSGKTTILTMINGDNPKAFGQNIELFGLRKGTGESVWEIKKKIGYFTPSMMELFKRRHTAEQMVISGFHDSIGLYHRPSEIQKHVANEWLKVLELADKGNRAFVDLSQVHRRMVLIARAMIKHPPLLILDEPSTGLDDKSAALLSALINKIADESQTAILYVSHRTEPDLKPQFVFELKPGENGSVGEVVS from the coding sequence ATGCATAAACATGTGGCGTTAAACGGTGACGATCTGGCAATGGATTCGGCCTTTATTAAAAAGCTTTTGAAAGGGGAGAGTTCGGAGCATTTACCGGAACTGGAAGGGAAAAGGGGAGTATTATTTTCGAATACGACATTGGCACGATTTATTGAAGACGAATTCAGACACGATAATTTTGAGTTGACGAAAAACTTTGGCCGTAGTATTAGAACCTTGTCGAGCGGAGAACAAAAAAAGGCGCTACTCGAATATTTGATGGCGAAAGAGCCCGACTTTATTATTCTCGATAATCCGTTTGATGCATTAGATGTGGCTTCGGTAAAGCAGCTAAAAGCTCGCCTGAAAACCATTTCCAACGAAATGACCGTGATACAAGTGTTTAAACGAAAGAGTGACCTGTTACCGTTTATTCAGCATGCCATGCGTGTTGACAATGGTAAAGTGGTTTTTACCGATGGAATAAAACAATACCTAGAAAAATATGAGCCGGAAGAAGAGGTGCATTTTGCTATCGAAATACCGGGACCTTTGCACGAGCAAGATGTGAACTACAATGAGTTGATTAAACTCAACGATGTGTCGGTACATTATCAAGAACGACAAATCCTGAGTGCCATAAACTGGATTATCAAAGCCGGGGAGTTCTGGCAGCTCAAAGGTTCCAACGGATCGGGTAAGACGACTATTTTAACCATGATTAACGGCGATAATCCAAAAGCTTTCGGGCAAAACATCGAACTGTTTGGCCTCCGAAAAGGAACTGGCGAAAGTGTTTGGGAGATCAAAAAGAAGATCGGGTATTTTACACCGTCGATGATGGAGTTGTTTAAACGCCGCCACACTGCTGAACAAATGGTGATCTCCGGTTTTCACGATTCCATTGGATTGTACCACCGGCCAAGCGAAATCCAAAAACATGTGGCTAATGAGTGGCTAAAAGTGCTGGAACTTGCAGATAAAGGCAACCGGGCTTTTGTAGATCTGTCGCAGGTGCACCGCCGAATGGTGTTGATTGCGCGTGCAATGATAAAACATCCGCCGCTATTGATACTCGACGAACCATCAACCGGATTGGACGATAAAAGTGCGGCGCTGCTTTCGGCACTCATTAATAAAATTGCCGACGAAAGCCAGACGGCTATTCTTTATGTTTCGCACCGTACAGAGCCGGACTTAAAACCACAGTTTGTATTTGAGTTGAAACCCGGAGAGAACGGATCGGTAGGAGAGGTGGTGAGTTAG
- a CDS encoding GNAT family N-acetyltransferase, with product MKIILETDRLVLRELNSSDAKDFYRLNLNPNVIKYTGNSAFKSVEEARIFLKNYPDYNLNGYGRWAVITKEKNEFIGWCGLKLGEIANETDIGFRFFEEVWNQGYATESAKACLNYGFEKLKLNRIIGRAMKENMGSIRVLEKIGLEYKQDTEFDGKSAVIYQIEKNHHSNL from the coding sequence ATGAAAATTATTTTAGAAACAGACCGACTTGTATTGCGGGAATTAAACAGTAGTGATGCCAAAGATTTCTACCGCCTAAACTTAAATCCAAACGTTATAAAATACACAGGTAATTCGGCCTTTAAATCGGTTGAGGAAGCCAGAATATTTCTAAAAAATTACCCGGATTACAATTTGAACGGCTATGGAAGATGGGCTGTTATTACAAAAGAAAAGAATGAATTTATTGGTTGGTGCGGACTAAAATTGGGAGAAATAGCAAATGAAACAGATATTGGATTTCGATTCTTTGAAGAAGTTTGGAACCAAGGCTATGCAACCGAAAGCGCCAAAGCCTGCTTAAATTATGGCTTTGAAAAACTAAAGCTCAATCGAATCATCGGAAGGGCAATGAAAGAAAATATGGGGTCGATCCGGGTTTTGGAAAAAATCGGGTTGGAATATAAACAGGATACAGAATTTGATGGAAAAAGCGCGGTGATCTATCAAATCGAAAAAAATCACCACAGCAATTTATAA
- a CDS encoding acetate--CoA ligase family protein yields the protein MINEKLLKPNSIVVVGASNNIAKPGGKIIKNLLDHHFAGDLFAINPNESKIQGIPAFPDVAELPEIDLAILAIPAKYCLQTITDLAEQNNTKAFIIISAGFGETSDVGKELEQQIVRAVEEHDACLIGPNCIGVMTPWHASVFTTPIPELTSEGCDFISGSGATAVFIMESGIPKGLRFASVFSVGNSVQIGVEDVLAYLDEHYVDGESPRVKLLYIENINNPDKLLHHATSLIKKGCRIAAIKAGSSSAGSRAASSHTGALTSSDAAVEALFRKAGIVRCYGREELTTVASVFMCKELQGEKLAIVTHAGGPGVMLTDALEDGGLRIPEIADSEAKTALLQKLFPGSSVENPIDFLATGTAEQLGHIIDSCENDFDVDGMAVIFGSPGLFPIGDVYDVLSEKMKVCKKPIYPILPSLINVKDDVAHFLSRGNVNFPDEVLLGRALTKVMNTPQPVAETEDAQGIDPEAVKAVIARTENGYQPPEVIHKLFDLAGIPRVKEMVAKSESEAVLAAMNIGFPVVMKVVGPVHKTEVGGVILNVRNVTQVRKEFHHLFQIEGTEGVLIAQMAAGNELFLGATYEETFGHVVLCGMGGIYVEVMKDVASGLAPLTHNEARSMVTSLKSYKILKGFRKQEGVNIDKYVDIIVRLSWLLRFATEIKEIDINPLLGNEKEILAVDARIRIER from the coding sequence ATGATTAACGAAAAATTACTCAAACCCAACAGTATTGTGGTTGTTGGTGCGTCGAATAATATTGCAAAGCCCGGTGGAAAGATTATTAAAAACCTGCTGGATCATCATTTTGCCGGCGATCTTTTCGCGATCAATCCCAATGAATCAAAGATTCAGGGAATTCCTGCATTTCCGGATGTAGCAGAACTGCCGGAGATCGATCTGGCTATTTTGGCTATTCCTGCCAAATATTGTTTGCAAACTATTACCGATTTGGCGGAGCAAAATAACACCAAAGCATTTATAATTATTTCAGCAGGATTTGGCGAAACCAGTGATGTTGGTAAAGAGCTTGAGCAGCAAATTGTAAGGGCTGTTGAGGAACACGACGCGTGTTTAATCGGGCCAAACTGTATTGGCGTGATGACGCCCTGGCATGCCAGCGTATTTACCACGCCTATTCCAGAACTGACTTCCGAAGGTTGCGATTTTATTTCAGGATCGGGAGCTACAGCTGTTTTTATTATGGAATCGGGTATTCCGAAAGGTTTGCGTTTTGCCAGTGTTTTTTCCGTGGGGAACAGTGTACAGATTGGCGTTGAAGATGTTTTGGCATACCTCGACGAACACTATGTTGATGGTGAAAGTCCGCGCGTAAAATTGCTTTATATCGAGAATATTAATAATCCCGATAAGTTGTTGCATCATGCTACTTCGCTAATAAAAAAAGGATGCAGGATTGCTGCGATAAAAGCCGGAAGTTCATCGGCCGGAAGTCGTGCAGCTTCGTCGCATACCGGGGCGCTTACCAGTTCAGATGCCGCAGTTGAGGCACTGTTCCGCAAAGCCGGAATTGTACGTTGTTATGGTCGCGAGGAGCTGACCACGGTGGCCAGCGTGTTTATGTGTAAAGAATTGCAGGGCGAGAAACTGGCGATCGTTACACATGCCGGTGGACCGGGCGTAATGCTTACCGATGCCTTGGAAGACGGCGGTTTAAGAATTCCGGAGATAGCCGATTCGGAAGCAAAAACAGCGTTGTTGCAAAAGTTATTTCCCGGGTCGTCGGTGGAAAATCCTATCGATTTCCTGGCAACAGGAACCGCAGAGCAACTGGGGCATATTATTGATTCTTGCGAGAATGATTTTGATGTAGATGGAATGGCAGTAATTTTTGGTAGTCCGGGATTATTCCCGATTGGAGATGTTTACGATGTACTTTCTGAAAAAATGAAGGTTTGTAAAAAGCCAATTTACCCGATTTTGCCATCGCTAATAAATGTAAAAGATGATGTTGCCCACTTTTTATCGCGGGGCAATGTAAACTTCCCCGACGAGGTGTTGCTGGGGCGTGCGCTAACAAAAGTTATGAATACGCCACAGCCTGTAGCTGAAACAGAAGATGCACAGGGAATTGACCCAGAAGCGGTAAAAGCAGTAATTGCTAGAACGGAAAATGGTTATCAGCCGCCCGAAGTAATTCATAAACTGTTTGATTTGGCGGGTATTCCGCGGGTAAAAGAAATGGTGGCGAAATCAGAGTCGGAAGCAGTGCTGGCTGCCATGAACATTGGATTTCCGGTAGTGATGAAGGTTGTTGGCCCGGTACACAAAACCGAAGTTGGCGGCGTAATATTGAATGTTCGGAATGTTACACAGGTGCGCAAAGAGTTTCATCACCTGTTTCAGATTGAAGGAACAGAAGGAGTGTTGATCGCCCAGATGGCAGCAGGAAACGAGCTGTTTTTAGGTGCTACCTACGAAGAAACTTTCGGGCACGTTGTATTGTGCGGAATGGGCGGTATTTACGTGGAGGTGATGAAAGATGTGGCCTCTGGTTTGGCGCCGCTTACACACAACGAAGCGCGCTCGATGGTTACCAGTCTCAAATCATACAAAATTCTAAAAGGTTTCCGTAAACAGGAAGGCGTGAATATCGATAAGTATGTGGATATTATTGTGCGCCTGTCGTGGTTGCTGCGTTTTGCCACTGAGATAAAGGAAATCGATATTAATCCACTGTTGGGTAACGAAAAGGAAATTCTGGCGGTTGACGCCCGAATTCGGATAGAACGTTAA